In a genomic window of Aquila chrysaetos chrysaetos chromosome Z, bAquChr1.4, whole genome shotgun sequence:
- the PRX gene encoding periaxin — MEEDAELVELETAPEAGVTGVTVARDRHGLYIAKAPKSLRVHQGDQLLSARVFFEGAPPEDVARVLESARSCKVSLCLRRRTPGTRIPLGSTSTGSEGHQGKVARLSIPILTPSKKPPPAPSTVSTAAASTVAVEFALPKLPKLVKSQSTAKPAPAATSTAVLPAAEPKRPRATPSRLTVKEAAARKTPAMEEQPVKPEFPGIAAEVPAGTGTRLPAVEVAAPKVSMGLSLAGTAPPATLQAKEPALRLPQLEVAVPALTLPAVMPEPIATISQPLIKLGEGDTPRSSRKGGGSPVTKTKLPNSAAWPE; from the exons GAGGACGCGGAGCTGGTGGAGCTGGAGACGGCACCCGAGGCCGGGGTGACGGGCGTCACCGTGGCCCGTGACCGCCACGGCCTCTACATCGCCAAGGCGCCCAAATCCCTGCGCGTCCAccaag GTGACCAGCTCCTCAGCGCCAGGGTTTTCTTCGAGGGGGCCCCCCCTGAGGACGTCGCACGGGTTCTGGagagtgccaggtcctgcaagGTCTCGCTCTGCCTCCGACGTCGGACACCCGGTACCCGCATCCCCCTTGGCAGCACCAGCACCGGCAGCGAGGGACATCAGGGGAAGGTGGCCAGGCTG AGCATCCCGATCCTGACGCCCTCCAAGAAGCCGCCACCGGCACCCAGCACGGTgagcacagcagctgccagcactgtGGCCGTGGAGTTTGCCCTTCCCAAGCTCCCCAAGCTGGTGAAGAGCCAGAGCACTGCCAAACCAGCACCAGCCGCCACGTCCactgcagtgctgccagcagcggAGCCCAAGCGGCCACGTGCGACGCCATCCCGGTTAACAGTGAAGGAAGCGGCAGCCCGCAAAACACCAGCGATGGAGGAGCAACCAGTGAAACCGGAGTTTCCTGGCATTGCCGCCGAGGTGCCAGCGGGTACTGGCACCCGGTTACCGGCTGTGGAGGTGGCAGCACCCAAAGTCTCCATGGGGCTGAGCCTCGCCGGCACGGCACCACCGGCCACCCTTCAAGCCAAGGAGCCGGCATTACGGCTGCCGCAGTTGGAGgtggctgtgccagcactgaCGCTGCCGGCGGTGATGCCGGAGCCCATCGCAACCATAAGTCAACCCCTAATCAAGCTGGGGGAGGGAGACACCCCCAGAAGCAGCCGTAAGGGTGGGGGGAGCCCAGTGACGAAAACCAAGCTGCCAAATTCCGCGGCGTGGCCCGAGTAG
- the HIPK4 gene encoding LOW QUALITY PROTEIN: homeodomain-interacting protein kinase 4 (The sequence of the model RefSeq protein was modified relative to this genomic sequence to represent the inferred CDS: inserted 4 bases in 3 codons; deleted 3 bases in 2 codons; substituted 1 base at 1 genomic stop codon) — protein MGTLVVGAEYYDLVATVGKGTFGEVTQGWRRRTGEMVAIKILKNEGHHGRVVKNELRLLQALREVNTEESHVVRFLESFGDGACTYLVFELLEQNLFDFQKQNNFLPLPVRHIRTITAPVLAGNGXLKXLSIIHADLKPENIMLVDHARYPFRVKLIDFGSASIVTEVCHIKEPYIQSRFYRSPEILLGLPFCEKVDIXGLGCGWTELSLGWTIYQLGVNEYDQVRYICSTLGLPRCELLCAARKTWSFFQRVPHPTGSWQLKPPGKEMGKPMERRKYVFSSLDXLAVVNIRPVSYPGQEALAEHFDLCGMVELVKRMLTWDSHERIMPSAALKHPFISLQQVKSRFKATRYYQLCQEDLRACHKDASTVEIFPGMEEGAFIPAYTRVQNHDVVPSPRIDRLRRGEVVGDTSDKSQQDVCQAPIPTHYGNRHRQHHRRPKTEPTASNLILLGSPGRRGRSTTPLQFEAVLWFVPLVEAEPA, from the exons ATGGGGACGCTGGTGGTTGGTGCCGAGTACTACGACCTGGTGGCCACGGTGGGGAAGGGAACATTCGGGGAGGTGACCCAGGGCTGGCGGAGACGCACAGGGGAGATGGTGGCCATCAAGATCCTGAAGAACGAAGGCCACCATGGCAGGGTGGTGAAGAATgagctgaggctgctgcaggcCTTGCGGGAGGTGAACACAGAAGAGTCACACGTCGTCCGTTTC CTCGAGTCCTTCGGAGATGGTGCCTGTACCTACCTGGTCTTCGAGCTGCTGGAGCAAAACCTCTTTGACTTCCAAAAGCAGAACAACTTCTTGCCGTTGCCCGTCCGGCACATCCGTACCATCACAGCGCCAGTGCTGGCCGGTAATGGCTAGCTGAA GCTCTCTATCATCCACGCCGACCTCAAGCCAGAGAACATCATGCTGGTGGACCACGCGCGCTATCCTTTCCGCGTCAAGCTCATCGACTTCGGCTCGGCGAGCATTGTCACTGAGGTCTGCCACATCAAGGAACCCTACATCCAATCCCGCTTCTACCGGTCACCAGAGATCTTGTTGGGGTTGCCTTTCTGCGAGAAGGTGGACA AGGGTCTTGGGTGTGGTTGGACTGAGCTTTCATTGGGTTGGACGATCTACCAACTGGGCGTCAATGAGTACGACCAGGTCCGCTACATCTGCTCCACCTTGGGGCTACCACGG TGTGAGTTGCTCTGCGCTGCCCGGAAGACGTGGTCCTTCTTCCAACGGGTGCCACATCCCACTGGTTCCTGGCAGCTCAAACCACCAGGCAAGGAGATGGGGAAGCCAATGGAGAGGAGGAAGTATGTCTTCTCCTCGCTGG GCTTGGCGGTGGTGAACATCCGCCCCGTGTCTTATCCTGGCCAGGAGGCGCTGGCCGAGCACTTTGACCTGTGTGGGATGGTGGAGCTGGTCAAGAGGATGCTCACCTGGGACTCACATGAGAGGATCATGCCCAGCGCCGCCCTCAAGCATCCCTTCATCTCCTTGCAGCAGGTGAAGTCCAGATTCAAGGCCACCCGGTACTACCAGCTCTGCCAAGAGGACTTGAGAGCATGCCACAAGGATGCCAGCACGGTTGAGATCTTCCCTGGCATGGAGGAAGGTGCCTTCATACCCGCCTACACCAGGGTGCAGAATCACGACGTAGTGCCATCGCCCAGAATAGATAGGCTTCGCCGTGGTGAAGTGGTTGGGGACACCAGTGACAAGAGCCAGCAGGATGTCTGCCAAGCCCCCATCCCCACCCACTACGGCAACCGGCACCGCCAGCACCACCGGCGTCCCAAGACGGAGCCCACTGCCAGTAACTTGATCTTGCTGGGGTCCCCTGGCAGACGGGGACGCAGCACAACGCCACTGCAATTCGAAGCAGTTCTTTGGTTTGTGCCACTCGTGGAGGCAGAACCTGCCTAG
- the PLD3 gene encoding LOW QUALITY PROTEIN: 5'-3' exonuclease PLD3 (The sequence of the model RefSeq protein was modified relative to this genomic sequence to represent the inferred CDS: deleted 1 base in 1 codon): MPGEQILEELLQLSQRGVTIRIAVSRPSARSPLNDLQALERSGAAVRTVDMPRLTGGVLHTKFWLVDGTHLYVGSANMDWRSLTQVKELGAAVYNCSCLAKDLGKIFEAYWALGVPGASIPVPWPANYSTTFNMETPLELKLNDTDAAVYFSSSPPALCATGRTQDLGALLSVIDAAEDFVDIAVMSYLPTTEFSHPQRFWPAIDNRLRKAVFERRVKVRLLAGCWRHSQVTMFPFLKSLAAVADNRTRYSVEVRLFMVPASAAQAQIPYARVNHNKYMVTEKVAYIGKSNWSGDYFVQTAGSALVVNETVSQTSASTAASTSTIREQLQAVFERDWSSQYSADISDAERVGDRLRLPLGAGEQTTSSNHRFWLY, translated from the exons ATGCCG GGTGAACAAATCCTGGAAGAACTCCTCCAATTATCCCAGCGTGGCGTCACCATCCGAATAGCTGTCAGCCGCCCGTCGGCAAGATCACCTCTGAATGATCTCCAAGCACTGGAGCGGAGTG GTGCTGCGGTGCGCACTGTTGATATGCCACGGCTCACTGGCGGCGTGCTGCACACC AAGTTTTGGCTCGTTGATGGCACCCACCTCTACGTTGGGAGCGCCAACATGGACTGGAGGTCTTTGACCCAG GTGAAGGAGCTTGGCGCTGCCGTCTACAACTGCAGCTGCTTGGCCAAAGATTTAGGCAAAATTTTTGAAGCTTATTGGGCTCTTGGTGTTCCCGGTGCTTCCATCCCGGTACCGTGGCCGGCAAATTATTCCACCACCTTCAACATGGAGACGCCATTGGAACTGAAGCTCAACGACACCGATGCTGCCGTCTACTTCTCG AGCTCCCCGCCGGCTCTCTGCGCCACTGGTCGGACCCAGGATCTTGGTGCCCTCCTCAGTGTCATCGATGCCGCTGAGGACTTCGTGGACATCGCAGTGATGAGCTACCTGCCCACCACCGAATTCTCCCACCCCCAAAG ATTTTGGCCAGCAATTGATAACCGGCTGCGGAAAGCCGTCTTTGAACGCCGGGTCAAGGTTCGGTTGTTGGCGGGTTGTTGGCGACACAGCCAAGTGACCATGTTCCCCTTCCTCAAATCCCTTGCCGCCGTCGCCGATAATAGGACCCGCTACAGCGTGGAGGTG CGGCTTTTCATGGTGCCGGCGAGTGCGGCGCAAGCCCAGATTCCCTACGCCCGGGTGAACCACAACAAGTACATGGTGACGGAGAAGGTGGCGTATATCGG GAAATCCAACTGGTCTGGTGACTACTTCGTGCAGACAGCGGGATCGGCGCTGGTGGTGAACGAGACAGTGAGCCAAAccagtgccagcactgctgccagcaccagcaccatccgggagcagctgcaggcagttTTTGAGCGGGATTGGAGCTCCCAGTACAGTGCCGACATCAGCGATGCAGAGCGGGTGGGAGACCGTCTGCGGCTCCCGTTAGGTGCCGGGGAACAGACCACGAGTAGTAACCACAGGTTCTGGCTGTACTGA